Part of the Candidatus Methylomirabilota bacterium genome is shown below.
TAGCTGTCGACGTGGTCCGTCCCGAGGTGCTCGAGCGAGCTGGCCATCGATTGCGCGACCTGCGTGGCGAGATCAGCCGACGGGTCATAGGGCAACCGGTGGTCCTGACCGTCCACGTACGTGAACTTCGTCTGTAAGAAAAGGTCGGCGCGCGTCACCACGCCTGCGCGGTAGGCGGCCGCCAGCCCCTCGCCCACGCCGGCCTCGAAGTAGTGCCGCCGTTGGTTGGCGGTGTCGATGCCCCGAAAGCCCATGCGGAGGGCCAGTTCGGTGAGCGCCGGCGTCCGGTCCTCCTTCCACGCCGTGCCGTAGAGAAAATCAGGGATGGGTCCAGTGGTCATGCCGTGGCCGGTTAGCCCTCGACTCCGAGCAGCCTGGCCGCCGTTCCCCCCAGCATTGCCACCCGCTCAGCGTCGCGCAGCCCCGGCGTGCTGAGGATGTGATCCACCGCGGTCTTCGTCCACGGGAAGGGATAGTCGGTGCCCATGACGATCTGGCCCGATCCCGTCTCGGCCACCAGGTGGCGCAGGGCTTCCGGCGTGAACACGAGCGAATCGAAGTACAGGTGCCGCAGATACTCCGTCGGCTTCCGCTTGAGCGCTCTGGTGACCCGGTCGGGGAAGGTCCAGCCCACCGCGTCCGAGCGCGCGGCGTAGGACGGCAGGTAGCCGCCGCCGTGCGCCGCGCAGATCTTCAGCCCGGGGAAGCGGTCGAGCGTTCCCTCGAAGATCAGGTGCGAGAGCGCGATCGTCGTCTCCAGCGGATTGCCGATGACGTTCTCCAGGCCGCCGCTGCCCTTGAGCCGCGCGCCCAGCTCGGTCGGAGCGCCCGTCACCTGGGGATGGATGAAGACCAGCACCCCGAGCTGCTCGGCTTTGGCCCAGAACGGGTGGAACTTCGGGTCGGCCAGCTCGGCGCCGTTGACGCTGCCGCCGATGCCGGCCCCCCGCAGCCCGTACCGCTTGACCCCTTCCTCGAGCTGGTCGGCGGCGAGGTCCGGATGCTGCAGGGCCACGGACGCGAAGGCGACGAACCGATCCGGGTGCGTGGCGCAGAACTCCGCGAGCCGCTCGTTCTGGATGCGGATGAGCTTCTCGGCGACGTCGCGATCCGCCGTGTACCAGTAGGGGTTGATGCTGAGGGCTTCCACATCGATGCCCTGCTCATCCATCGCGCGGATCCGGTCCGCGACCCGCGCCATCAGCAGGCCTTCCGCCTCCACCTTCCTGCCCATCAGGGCCATCGCCTCGGGCACCGCGCAATGCGCGTGCACGTCGATCGTCCTCACCCGCCGGCCGTTCACCACGACCTCGCGGCGGCGCAGCTGCGTCTGTCGCGCTCCCGCGGCGTGCCTTCGAGCCCTCGCGGGCACCTGGGCCCGCGGCGCCGACCGGGAGCGAGTCCGACCTCGCGACGCCGCCCGGGCCAACGCAGCGCTCAGCACATTGCAGTCGACAAAGGTGATGCCGGGTTCCCTGGGAGCGTTCATGGTCTCCTCCGTAGTGCGCGCAGCGTATCACACGCGTGCGAGCGGGCGCAGACGAGGCATGGCGTGCCGGGCCCGTTCGTGCTAAGGTCCGGCGCCATG
Proteins encoded:
- a CDS encoding amidohydrolase family protein; this encodes MNGRRVRTIDVHAHCAVPEAMALMGRKVEAEGLLMARVADRIRAMDEQGIDVEALSINPYWYTADRDVAEKLIRIQNERLAEFCATHPDRFVAFASVALQHPDLAADQLEEGVKRYGLRGAGIGGSVNGAELADPKFHPFWAKAEQLGVLVFIHPQVTGAPTELGARLKGSGGLENVIGNPLETTIALSHLIFEGTLDRFPGLKICAAHGGGYLPSYAARSDAVGWTFPDRVTRALKRKPTEYLRHLYFDSLVFTPEALRHLVAETGSGQIVMGTDYPFPWTKTAVDHILSTPGLRDAERVAMLGGTAARLLGVEG